From the genome of Candidatus Woesearchaeota archaeon:
CAAACCTTTCTTCACCAAGTACGTGGACGGATTAAACGCGACCTTCACCCCCCTCGCTTTCAGCACGCGCGCGACCCGAACAAGCGTCTCGAAACTTTCCCCGATGAGACTGGAAGAATACAGCCAAGTCGTGTCCAGCTGATTCACCTTGACCTCTTCGTAGCGAAGTTCATCGTTGCATCCGCGAAAGGTGAAAACAGTCCGGTCATGAGCCTGCGAGTCAAGAATGAAAGAAAATCCCGACCGCTTCCCCACCGCCCCGAGAAACGTAACGCCTTCTTCCTTGAGGCAACGCAAAATACTAAAGCCGTTGATGTCCTTTCCTAACTTCCCAACATAGCCGGTCTTCAACCCGAGACGGGAAAAACACACTGCCGTGTTCGTCCCGCCCCCGCCAATGTAGGAATCAAGGTGCTGAATTAAAATCTTCGACCCGAGCGGGTAAGCCATGAGCTCCCGCTCTACATTTCCGCTTCGAATATCAATAACGCTCTCGTCACTCGGTGCCGTTGCGGCAAAGGCGTCAACCGTTGACGAACCCATGGTGATAACATCAAATCCCAACGCCACTCCACCTCTTTTTTC
Proteins encoded in this window:
- a CDS encoding carbohydrate kinase family protein → MGSSTVDAFAATAPSDESVIDIRSGNVERELMAYPLGSKILIQHLDSYIGGGGTNTAVCFSRLGLKTGYVGKLGKDINGFSILRCLKEEGVTFLGAVGKRSGFSFILDSQAHDRTVFTFRGCNDELRYEEVKVNQLDTTWLYSSSLIGESFETLVRVARVLKARGVKVAFNPSTYLVKKGLDVVGRVLSLCDVVVLNKEEAQILVGSGEVDFLLKKLLQEVGGIVIVTDGARGSFASDGKLRYFVAPRDVQVVESTGAGDAFASTFVAGLAWEKPIIEAMVLAQINAESVIQKHGAKNGLLRRSELLSLARKRSYITRVVEVEQ